The following is a genomic window from ANME-2 cluster archaeon.
ATTTCAGTTCCCGGTAAAAGCAGGATATTTACCATCGGTGTCAAAGAAACGTACCGTGGCAGGGGTGTTGGCACCCAGTTGATTAACAGGATATGTGACGTATTGAAAGAGAAAGGGGCACGTGTAGCCACCCTGGAGGTCAGGATGAGCAATATACCTGCCCAGCATTTTTACCTGCGGCGAGGTTTTGTACCTGCATGGGTTGAGCGGGGATACTATATCGACGGTGAGGATGCCCTGGTCATGAAAAAGGAACTGTAAAATCCCTGTTACCGGGAAGGCATAAACAATAAAAGTGAAATTGAAGACAGGACAGCTAATCCTCCGCCATAGATAAAGGGCGCTGCAGGGCCAAGAATATCCCAAAGAAGTCCTGCAATAATACTGGCAAATAACATCATGAACCCTGTGGCAGCATGGTATATCCCCAGGGCGGTCCCTCTGCTTTCCATAGGGACAATATCCACAATATAGGCTTTTCCAATCCCTTCTGTAAGTGCTTCGTAGATACCATAGAGAATGAAAAGAGGCCAGATGTAGAAACTGAACTGTGCCCATGCAAATCCAAAATACACGATCCCAAATACCACAAATCCAGCACTCATGATATTTCGCCGCCCCCATGTATCTGAAAGTGTGCCCAGCGGAAACGAGACCAGGGAAGATACGATGTTAAACAGTATGTAACTCAATATTACCATCTGCAGGGAAAAACCCAGATCTTCTGCCCTGAGTATCAGAAACACATTGCTTGAGTTGCCCAGGGCAAAAAGGCCAGTTATCAGAAGTAATATTTTATAGTCCCTTCCAAAATCGGATACCTTGAACGATATTCTCCTGGCTGCCGGACGCCTGCGCTCTTTTACAAAAAAAGTGACCAGAAGGATGCTGAACAGTCCGGGTATAAAGGCGGCAAGGAACACCGTCCTGTAGTTATCACCTGAAAGGTAGAGTATCCCGAGTGCAATGAGCGGGCCTGCAACAGCACCAATGGTATCCATTGACCTGTGCAGTCCGAACGACCGGCCCATGTGTACAGCATCAGAAGAATCTGCTATTAAGGCATCACGGGCTGAAGTGCGCAATCCTTTCCCTGTACGGTCCATGAGCCTGGCTACCAGGACAAGCGGCCACCCGTATGCAAGTGCCATGACAGGTTTTGAGATCGCAGATATGCTGTAACCTGCGATCACGAATGGTTTTCGTTTTGTTGTCTTATCAGTATACCAGCCTGATAATACTTTTAATATATTGGCCGAACTTTCAGCAATCCCTTCGATAAGTCCGACCACAGCCACGGGTGCACCCAGCACAACGGTGAGGAAAATAGGGACTATGGGGTAGAGCATTTCGCTGGCAATATCAGTGAAAAGGCTAACCAGTCCCAGGACTATCACATTCTTCTTGATACCAGGGATCAGGAAGTCCCGATCTTTTCCCTGGTCAGAGGATTTATTGTCTATTATCTGTTTTCCTCCTTATCATGTTGGATTTTGTGATTTAATATATTCTAATCTCATTAACACCGATTCCGGTCATAACAAGATTTATCATGAATTGTATACAAGAATTAAACAGTATAAATATCAATTTACTTTCTTGCTGGGGGTCAATGCATATGAAAGTTACCAAATCGCTCTGTCCGGAGTGCCATGATACTATTGACGCAGTCATATTTGAAGAGCATGGCAAGATACTAATAGAAAAGACGTGCCACGTTCACGGCACATACAGGGACATCTACTGGGGAGATGCACCATTATACCACAGGTTCGATAAATATCTCCAGAATGGATGTGGTGTAGCAGAAAATACAATTCCAGGCAATGGCAGGTGCCCCCAGGATTGTGGTATCTGCAAAGAACATAAGACGTCCACCATTTTAGCTAACATCGACATCACCAATCGATGCAACCAGCAGTGTCCGATATGTTTTGCAAATGCTGCTGTGAGCGGCTACCTGTATGAACCTACAATTGAGCAGATAAGAGGAATGATGGAAGGACTGAAGAACCAGGAACCTGTTCAATGTCATGCTGTTCAGTTCTCTGGCGGAGAGCCCACCATGCGCAAGGACCTTTTCCAGCTTATCAAAATGGCAAAGGAAATGGGATTCAAACACATCCAGCTTGCCACGAACGGAAAGAAACTGGCGGGGAGTGTGGAATATTGCCGCAACCTCTTCGAATCCGGACTGAAAACGGTTTATCTCCAGTTCGATGGGGTCACCCCTGAACCATACATAGCAACAAGGGGTTTCAACGCCCTTCCTGAAAAATTGAAGGCCATACAGAACTGCAGGGAAGCCGGGATGCCCATAGACCTTGTACCTACCGTGGTGAGGGGAATAAATGATCACCAGCTGGGGGATATGATACGTTTTGTAGCTGATAATATCGATATAATCAAAGGTCTGAACATCCAGCCGGTCTCGTTTGCAGGCCGGATAGATGATACACAGAG
Proteins encoded in this region:
- the rimI gene encoding ribosomal protein S18-alanine N-acetyltransferase translates to MFILRLFQPEDFNSVIKLESQIFHEHDPHLYMEMYEKVPGGFFVAVDAGEVIGYTVGFISVPGKSRIFTIGVKETYRGRGVGTQLINRICDVLKEKGARVATLEVRMSNIPAQHFYLRRGFVPAWVERGYYIDGEDALVMKKEL
- a CDS encoding MFS transporter encodes the protein MIVLGLVSLFTDIASEMLYPIVPIFLTVVLGAPVAVVGLIEGIAESSANILKVLSGWYTDKTTKRKPFVIAGYSISAISKPVMALAYGWPLVLVARLMDRTGKGLRTSARDALIADSSDAVHMGRSFGLHRSMDTIGAVAGPLIALGILYLSGDNYRTVFLAAFIPGLFSILLVTFFVKERRRPAARRISFKVSDFGRDYKILLLITGLFALGNSSNVFLILRAEDLGFSLQMVILSYILFNIVSSLVSFPLGTLSDTWGRRNIMSAGFVVFGIVYFGFAWAQFSFYIWPLFILYGIYEALTEGIGKAYIVDIVPMESRGTALGIYHAATGFMMLFASIIAGLLWDILGPAAPFIYGGGLAVLSSISLLLFMPSR
- a CDS encoding radical SAM protein, with amino-acid sequence MKVTKSLCPECHDTIDAVIFEEHGKILIEKTCHVHGTYRDIYWGDAPLYHRFDKYLQNGCGVAENTIPGNGRCPQDCGICKEHKTSTILANIDITNRCNQQCPICFANAAVSGYLYEPTIEQIRGMMEGLKNQEPVQCHAVQFSGGEPTMRKDLFQLIKMAKEMGFKHIQLATNGKKLAGSVEYCRNLFESGLKTVYLQFDGVTPEPYIATRGFNALPEKLKAIQNCREAGMPIDLVPTVVRGINDHQLGDMIRFVADNIDIIKGLNIQPVSFAGRIDDTQRNRQRITIPDVMKHIEDQTGGMITTDDFYPVPFILPLSHLADAMSDINNVQFSVNPHCGSGAYIYVDESKNLIPVTRFVDVEGLFGYIEELAVEVKAAHHLKTYFRWKGIKKLSRGIKQHVDNSKVPDGIDFARLFLNLLLDRSGNSTKVFHKRMMLIGIMHFQDLYNIDIERIQRCGIHYALPDGRVIPFCTYNSLYRAEVEKQFSIPLNPNSIAV